Within Wyeomyia smithii strain HCP4-BCI-WySm-NY-G18 chromosome 2, ASM2978416v1, whole genome shotgun sequence, the genomic segment catgacaagcaacttactatataattgaaaatggtccaatctgattagtcaacgtttatttactagaaaaataactgacacgcaagcagccggattatctttcttgtaaaagtattctacttcaaccttgcgatcgtggctttgcacacaaccctcctgtgatttttttcaacaaataaaataatatacttatattagctgtTTTCGTAATACAGTAGgtaaatgtaattgttggcaaatgaaacaaacttgtgaagcaaaaaacaaaattattctttttaaactttaaccacagtcaaacagacgtaccacgaaatATATTTTCGTGGATTCAAATAACGgccaattcaaatgagtttaaGTTTTGCGGTATATTCCCATCGCAGCGGTGGTGTGGCGCTGATGTTCGTTTTTCCTTTGAACTCAGCTGACAGTTGTCGCGCGCCGTGCTGCCAAAGCAGCAGAAAGGCTGAAAAtttatcttttgcggaatatgtccagtaggtgtcgcacaagttgGTAGAAACCATAATTTCCTTTCAATTTTGTACTGAGTGGCACGTCTATTTGCCTGTgctttaacttcgttgtaattgatAAATgctgtttgcacaaaaaaacactacagacacaacatcaccaagtgtaaatgaagttctttcgagtgcaatttaatatatttctgaaaaaatgaaggggaCTCTGAGACTTAAAATACGTAAattactgaacaaacgaatttattgtggGTGTAATTACAGTaactacagtgtttagtcccacgccATTTTATttaaccctagggctgtataccttgtagtattttgctAATTTTTCCATTTGAAAACTACAAAAACGGATGAAATCCGTGGCGCTTAAAATTGGACACGATTTCGTCACCCGTTctgattttagatttttattaaacATCCCCATGGTTATGGATCCTCCTTAAAGCTCAAGGAATTACATTTCGGGGACACGTTTATTTTCGATCCTTACAAAACGCTACGGGAAATTtcaccaaaatattttatttgaattatGTTTGCCATATTCACATTTGGATTACAATTGGTAATTAGTAGCTTGATTATTTCACACTAAAGCCTATTTACAAGTACAAAACTATGCTCTATTGTTTTGAATGCAGTGCGCTGAATCATTACGACGTGTCACCGTGCTAATCATCGGTATTACgttctttttattttgataacATAATAAACACATTACAGTACAACAGAGAACGAACGAACACTGTTTGAATCATTTTCGCACGTCGGCTAGTAAATTTTAATGTTGTAGAAATAAATGGCATAACGGAAACGAAGAAAACAACGATGGTTTAAAAATGCGACAGCTTTTTCTACACACCGATTGCACATCTTATCTGAAGCTCGACTAGACCTCGAACGGCATTCTAGTGCTGCGTTTACATTTTATTACTATTCTTCTGGGTAGCAGTGGGGAAAACCAAAACGATTAGTAATAAATATAGGTTGAATAACAATAGCAACATAGATCGTAGAAATAGAGGGGAATGTTTGTTCCAAATGGGAATCGGAGAATTTGATTGTTTCATCACAAAAACCAGACATAAGTTGTTTCTGATCAAAAGGTTTCCCTGCGAGTTACTGCGGCATCGCTGTCATACGACTAAAAACACTCGGCAGGTCGTTCCTGGTTTTAAATGGGAGAAGTAATTTGGTATTATTTTGACTCCCGTTTAGCAGATGATTGCTTTCTTCAAGCAACACACGAAACTCAGTAAAAGAAAAGTAACCGCTCCTGGGCAGACGTCGACAGCAGACGCCAGGTTCGCTTGATGCTGATGTACTGGACGATGGCTCGGACGCAGATGAGAAAACCGAATGCCATTATCAGCCACCACAGCCAGGAATTTTCATGCGAAGCAAAATCAGTCGAATGTTTCACGATTAAAGTCCACTTGGCCAGTGATAGGCCGAAACCGGAAAGAGCTCCGTAGCGGGCTGCAATAGTGTGACAGAAACAAGTCAACATTAAAAAACCGATCCAGTTGAAGAAGAACGCAACCAGAAAGGCCGTCACAAATACGATATCCGTTCCCAAGAGGCTGTTGTCTGCGTTAATGTTTTCGCCGTCTGCGTCAATTGCAATGAATGTCACAGCCGGGGCGCCACCACCTACTCCTCCCGCTGATCGACCAGTCGGTCCCAGCGGAAGACCTGTGATACTAGGCGGAGGCGGTGGCATTTGACCGCCAGCTCCAGGTGGAATCGGTAGCTCGTGGTTAATCATCTTTTCCATCTGTACCTCCTCGTACGTTGGGAGTTTGGTGGTCATTTCCTGATGTTGTGGAGTGCCATACTGACTACCGCTGTTATCTGTTGCCTCATACGGCGGCGGTGCACTGAAATCAGCTTTGGGCGGCGGTAAATCgtcgttgttgttattgttggcCGGAGGCATCCTGCTGAAAAATAGTTGAAAACGAAATATTACAACCATTGCCAAGTCTGAAAAAGCAATCATAATTAGCAGCAGCTAATTGCGAAATAAACTATCAAACTGCGAACGATAATTCGAGTTGCAAAACCCATGCAGCGTACTATTATCAAGCGACCTTGACCTTCATTCCGGCCTTGCAACTTTTGCAGAATACTCCCGGTTTTCATTACTTTCGATACGACCTTCGAAATGTAAGCCTATAATCCCGACAGTTTACTGCAAATAAATACTTTTAATGCTCAAATGACATCATTAAATGGTACAAATTTCGAAATAATCCCCTCACGACAGTAGTAAAAGTAGCGACAAAGTGTTGCCCGCTGTTTTGCCTATTATCGATTTTTTCGTCTACACCTTTTGCACCGCTCTGATGAAGTAGGAAACCCACCAATAATGGCAAATTTGATATGCGCACGAACGAACTATCCAAAATATACGTCCGCAAAAATCGGTTGCCTTTCTCTCCGCAGGTTTCTACTGATTGCACAAAATTGGCCCCTTGATGACGCAAAACTTGACGGCCAAATTTCTCACCTTTATTTGCTTACGGTGGGCTCAATTTTTCTGTTGCTCACTTCCTCTTCACTCGTCGTTGATAGGCCTTTGTCCGATTAAGTACACACTTGATAAGTTTTTTGTTTTCCACGAAAGTATCCTTTTGTTGGTTGGTAGAAACgagaagtaaaacaacaatttCATGCAGTTTTATcgatttttcaactttaaatgTTGATGCTTTGATCTGCtatactgctgctgctgacgATCGACTTGTGTAACttttgtcgttttcgttttttcgTCTTTACTTTTCACCGTCGTCACAGCGATAGTGGTTTGGCACTTTTCGTTTTGGTTTGTCTTTCGCTTCTGTCTGGTGAGCTTCGAAATTATGACGTTTCTGCTTGGTAGCATTTGCAGGCAGCCCAGCTGTTTTGATACCGGGATGAAACAGTTTGAAGGGGCCGTTGGAGACTGGCCTTCTATTTAATTTGTTATGTgccattgaaaattcgaagtcggcCATCTGTGGTTCCTACTCTCAGGTTTCTTCACAGTTCCGCCACAAAGCAGGTTGATACATCAGTGAAGAACATTTTTCGTATATAAACTTATTCTTCATTAATTATGCCAAACTGTAATGGAATAGTCAAGTAAGCCTTGACGTGCTGTCAAGGCTATGAAATAACAGCTGTGAAAAATTATATTCGTTCTGATTCCAACCACCAAAGAAACTAGACTATTAAAGTAGAACTTAACAGTTATTAGTAGTTCTATTATCTTGAAGAACCCAAcatattttggcgacgaggatattCAAGTCACCTCCGGAAGTTTTTCCTCCAGTTCCTCTTTTTG encodes:
- the LOC129724612 gene encoding NEDD4 family-interacting protein 1 translates to MPPANNNNNDDLPPPKADFSAPPPYEATDNSGSQYGTPQHQEMTTKLPTYEEVQMEKMINHELPIPPGAGGQMPPPPPSITGLPLGPTGRSAGGVGGGAPAVTFIAIDADGENINADNSLLGTDIVFVTAFLVAFFFNWIGFLMLTCFCHTIAARYGALSGFGLSLAKWTLIVKHSTDFASHENSWLWWLIMAFGFLICVRAIVQYISIKRTWRLLSTSAQERLLFFY